The proteins below are encoded in one region of Dioscorea cayenensis subsp. rotundata cultivar TDr96_F1 chromosome 18, TDr96_F1_v2_PseudoChromosome.rev07_lg8_w22 25.fasta, whole genome shotgun sequence:
- the LOC120282927 gene encoding growth-regulating factor 1-like, whose translation MRDPANQGTQLLVLEGGLGNLQSMQSNPRSWNIAGCPNMLLKFEIGSYQVSSLLSGGVIQLVLVIQTDTSTISRHLGAAAMCSHSKVSELIHRDDDDDEWEGSSSSSCSNRYPFTATQWQELEHQALIFKYMASGIPIPSDLILPIRRSFMLDPSPCTTPTLAFPHQLPMGWGSYQLGYGRKAEDPEPGRCRRTDGKKWRCSKEAYPDSKYCERHMHRGKNRSRKPVEMSLASIPTTHHSRYPTPPPPSLSISTPDSSHNLFYPYSSSSSSSSSKTSTASTASTTTTTTRLHLDTGSYYSTENKDYRYGHGMKDVDEYSFFSESSGASRDDSWPKLSSNYSNCTADFLSKEEGEKQQQQHCFVLGADFKLEKPVKVDREEVPLRHFFDEWPQKSKDSSSWMSLDDHSSSRTQLSISIPTMASIYQYHNEG comes from the exons ATGAGAGACCCTGCTAATCAAG GAACACAGCTTCTTGTTTTAGAAGGTGGTTTAGGTAATCTCCAAAGCATGCAAAGCAATCCCAGATCATGGAACATCGCCGGTTGTCCAAACAT GCTTCTGAAATTTGAAATAGGAAGCTACCAGGTTTCCAGTTTGCTGTCTGGTGGAGTCATACAACTTGTTTTGGTGATTCAAACTGACACAAGTACAATAAGCAGGCATTTGGGAGCTGCTGCCATGTGCTCCCATTCCAAAG tgagtgagttgATACacagagatgatgatgatgatgaatgggAGGGAAGCAGCAGCAGTAGTTGTAGCAATAGATATCCCTTCACTGCAACTCAATGGCAAGAGTTAGAGCACCAAGCTCTCATCTTCAAGTACATGGCTTCAGGCATTCCTATTCCCTCTGATCTAATCCTCCCCATAAGAAgaagcttcatgttagatccttcTCCTTGTACCACCCCTACTCTTGCTTTTCCTCACCAACTCCCAA tGGGGTGGGGGAGTTACCAGTTGGGGTATGGGAGGAAGGCAGAGGACCCAGAACCAGGGAGGTGCAGGAGAACAGATGGAAAGAAGTGGAGATGCTCTAAGGAAGCTTACCCTGACTCTAAGTACTGTGAGAGGCACATGCATAGAGGCAAGAACCGTTCAAGAAAGCCTGTGGAAATGTCACTAGCCTCCATCCCCACCACTCACCACTCTCGCTACCccacaccaccaccaccttctcTTTCTATTTCCACTCCTGATTCTTCCCATAACCTTTTTTACCCTtactcttcttcatcatcatcttcttcttccaaaaCTTCTACTGCTTCCACTgcttctactactactactactactcgTTTGCATCTTGACACTGGAAGTTACTACTCAACAGAAAACAAAGATTAcag GTATGGTCATGGAATGAAGGATGTAGATGAGTACAGTTTCTTTTCAGAGAGTTCAGGTGCTTCCAGAGATGATTCATGGCCAAAACTCAGCTCAAACTACTCAAACTGCACTGCTGACTTCTTGTCTAAGGAGGAAGGAGAGAAGCAGCAACAACAGCATTGTTTTGTTCTGGGAGCTGATTTCAAGCTAGAGAAACCTGTGAAGGTTGACAGAGAGGAGGTGCCTCTTCGCCATTTCTTTGATGAGTGGCCTCAGAAGAGCAAGGACTCATCCTCTTGGATGAGTCTTGATGATCATTCAAGCTCTAGAACTCAGCTCTCCATCTCCATTCCCACAATGGCCTCAATATACCAGTACCACAATG AAGGTTGA
- the LOC120281912 gene encoding pollen-specific leucine-rich repeat extensin-like protein 1 produces the protein MTGGPNPNPNPNPNPTSMAILSPRSLTLTLILILALSPFLSATPLPHPLPHPSPSPARRPSPPQKHPPPSHNSHPSPPLHPKPTPPLKSHPSPPHQPHPPQPLHLTKSPATLNANPNAIHVAHPSNQQHPPCSTPGQICRNETRFPLRNAPPGPPPPPLRKGRLNFGKKLGLLFAGIGVLLQIGLGGFLAFKRWQLKMLEDGPQVTRSGRRRLRIPSSASSS, from the coding sequence ATGACTGGTggccctaaccctaaccctaaccctaaccctaatcccacGTCCATGGCGATCCTCTCTCCCCGAtctctaaccctaaccctaatcctaatccttGCCCTCTCCCCTTTCCTGTCCGCCACTCCATTGCCGCATCCATTGCCACATCCATCGCCGTCTCCAGCCCGCCGCCCTTCTCCTCCCCAAAAGCATCCCCCTCCTTCTCACAATTCGCATCCCTCTCCACCTCTCCATCCCAAGCCCACTCCGCCTCTAAAATCCCATCCGTCTCCCCCTCATCAGCCTCATCCTCCCCAGCCCCTTCACCTCACCAAGTCTCCAGCCACCTTAAATGCCAATCCCAATGCCATCCACGTTGCCCATCCTTCCAACCAGCAGCATCCTCCCTGCAGCACTCCCGGCCAGATTTGCCGCAATGAGACCCGCTTCCCCCTCCGCAACGCCCCACCAgggccaccaccaccacctctcCGCAAGGGGCGTCTCAATTTCGGGAAAAAGCTCGGGCTTTTGTTCGCTGGCATCGGTGTCCTTTTGCAGATCGGATTGGGTGGCTTCTTGGCTTTCAAACGATGGCAATTGAAGATGTTGGAGGATGGGCCGCAGGTGACGCGGAGTGGCCGGCGACGCCTCAGGATTCCATCCTCGGCTTCCTCTTCTTAG
- the LOC120281695 gene encoding cytokinin dehydrogenase 11-like, giving the protein MMIAYLDQQLRLAPGTDVDPCGAGGEIHPDLAAASEDFGGVVRALPAAVHRPRSADDVAEVIRQALRYDHLTVAARGNGHSVAGQALAPGGIVLDMRTMSRMELVRGDGGQICADVGAGVLWGELLEWGVAKHGLSPASWTDYLGLTVGGTLSNAGISGQAFQKGPQISNVDELEVVTGDGERVVCSPKSRSDLFFGVLGGLGQFGVITRARIPLIPAPPMVRWIRVVYASFEGYKADVEWLVGRPEREGFDYIEGFAFVNRGGDPASGWESVPIGPSSVFDASLVPHGSGPLLYCLEVALYHQLHDGVDKRVDEMLRPLKYIRGLEFTAEVSYVEFLSRVNLAESAARANGSWHAPHPWLNILISASDVSHFDRHVFQSVLKDGIGGPMLVYPLLRAKWDPRTSVALPDSDVFFLVALLRFNQPYPIGPPVESLISQNREILKRCKSNGYDFKLYFPNYKTEPEWVRHFGQDWARFVDRKAMYDPRAILSPGQNIFSRARPPSSGS; this is encoded by the exons ATGATGATAGCGTACCTGGACCAGCAGCTCCGATTAGCTCCCGGAACCGATGTGGACCCTTGCGGCGCCGGCGGAGAGATTCACCCTGATCTAGCTGCAGCTAGTGAGGACTTCGGCGGCGTAGTACGAGCCCTCCCCGCTGCCGTGCACCGCCCTCGCTCCGCCGACGATGTCGCCGAGGTAATCCGCCAGGCGTTGAGGTACGATCATCTCACCGTCGCCGCGAGGGGGAACGGGCACTCGGTCGCCGGCCAGGCGTTAGCTCCTGGCGGCATCGTGCTCGATATGAGGACGATGTCGCGGATGGAGCTCGTCCGGGGAGACGGCGGCCAGATTTGCGCCGATGTAGGAGCGGGTGTTCTATGGGGGGAGTTGCTGGAGTGGGGGGTGGCGAAGCACGGGCTATCACCGGCGTCGTGGACGGACTATTTGGGGCTGACGGTAGGGGGAACGCTCTCCAACGCGGGGATCAGCGGGCAAGCGTTCCAAAAAGGGCCGCAGATCTCCAACGTCGACGAGCTCGAAGTCGTCACCGGCGATGGCGAGCGAGTGGTTTGCTCTCCGAAGAGCCGCTCCGATCTCTTCTTCGGCGTCCTCGGTGGGCTCGGCCAGTTCGGAGTCATAACCCGCGCGAGGATACCTCTAATCCCGGCGCCGCCTATG GTGCGGTGGATTAGAGTGGTGTATGCTTCGTTCGAAGGGTACAAAGCTGACGTGGAGTGGCTAGTAGGGAGGCCTGAGCGGGAGGGGTTCGACTACATTGAAGGTTTTGCATTCGTAAACCGAGGTGGTGATCCGGCGAGCGGATGGGAATCGGTTCCGATCGGACCAAGTTCAGTTTTCGATGCGAGTTTGGTCCCGCACGGGTCGGGTCCACTGCTCTACTGCCTTGAGGTGGCGCTCTACCACCAGCTCCACGACGGTGTGGATAAG AGAGTGGATGAAATGCTTCGGCCGCTGAAGTACATAAGAGGGCTAGAGTTCACTGCTGAAGTGAGCTACGTGGAATTTCTCTCACGTGTGAACCTGGCGGAGTCAGCCGCGCGTGCGAACGGGAGCTGGCACGCGCCGCACCCATGGCTCAACATCCTTATCTCGGCCTCCGACGTGTCCCATTTCGACCGCCACGTGTTTCAATCTGTTCTCAAAGATGGCATCGGTGGGCCCATGCTTGTGTACCCACTTCTGCGAGCCAA GTGGGACCCACGGACGTCAGTGGCGTTACCGGACAGTGACGTATTCTTCTTGGTGGCTCTGCTCCGGTTCAACCAGCCATACCCGATCGGACCACCGGTCGAGAGCCTGATATCCCAGAACCGTGAGATCCTCAAACGTTGCAAATCCAACGGCTACGATTTCAAGCTCTACTTCCCCAACTACAAGACAGAGCCCGAGTGGGTCCGCCACTTCGGCCAAGACTGGGCCCGGTTCGTCGACCGCAAGGCTATGTATGACCCACGGGCCATCCTCTCCCCGGGCCAAAACATCTTCTCTCGGGCCCGTCCTCCTTCATCGGGATCATAA
- the LOC120282635 gene encoding disease resistance protein RGA2-like, whose product MVSVNLAGMTGAILAPLLPHALDKLISCLVEYLSRDEASSSSEVDKHQQLQNEQEALEDANIKLKIMQDEVRKLHKRDKKNMRLIHINNKLRDVGYEIQDLEGDLEYMELQRKVEEINLQDEADDKRQSKKPKRLFWFSWITGQSSNKRRRLSSSVSTDDIVNRMRTIVKQINCIDSEMTTEIKVDQLFQQIVLNGVYDPWGQHQVKKNHGRETTSSIKERKIYGRDSEIERLTELLTKPTKLIGNISVVSISGMGGIGKTALAEFVFNSQEIKDHFDKRVWICVTDNYDRFRIIKEIIDLLSMDDDIKFPHDTTSLDLLETKLKRSLTGKKFLLVLDDVWSAEWQQLLDSLRSSQVKIVKILVTCRNPKALGSQDRNYGISLEGLYDAECWSFFFNCVFADENSDNYPKRLLSIGWQIMKKLNGSPLAVKTVGRILGCSLTEKHWKDLLESDLWKLENDENDIMSVLALSYYHLPQHLQLCIAFCSVFPKNFSFDKLSAIDMWIAHGYVHENGSSSKTMRDIGREYYAELVAMGFFSNNVSFKMHNLIHDLVHSISHGEIYIYEGRKDEKISKNVRHLCARSLFDLGLVYKTNNLRTLVLYRAGDVCAFLNHGAFKRIRVLVILDTNMEELPETIVNLRYLQYLDLEKTNIKSIPESICVLYQLRVLKLPPLYTHPSLFHSLIEFREWNLFKADNAIYSSRGWPIFSVKRGGNNMISQLRNMNELRGSIMINGLENIDTAEEGMKAKLKEKCHIDVLTLSWKYTADGCKHDVQEEVLEGFQPHPNLNCLFIEGYMGSKSPSWLMILQKLQTLYLFECRNWARLPAALGLLPSLVALGLSGINNITIEGDDTVTQMFTSLEFLELKKATVSFEGMLLSSSSSLTTASCRKLFPRLQSLIVEKCNGVNGLPWKMLSSLKALKINASRGLQGQVPGCLQNLNSLTSLKIKGLKIENTNMRAQQQQLGGLVPNLRKLNIECCENVGFLLDVLLSIPSLKKLTISKCGGPVSLSSLSHLSFLTYISLQEVEITVDDVTLVFPSLQTLRLKEASMIFQNMPSSSSLSETTQNLNHFPMLTDLTIACREVNGLHWPLFSTLKSLKNINSPELDDHLLPGCLNASSVLTSLQLTGAKIKTFHAELMATPNALRYLCLEDCNELISVEGLHALPSLIFLRIINCHQFRTLFMEQITEQGVFLPKLSDIYIESCENLESLPAWVPRLPLLISLSITKCPKFHSLPEGGLPSSLQRLTIRECDPSLMKQCQQEGSPDWLMIEHIPVQTYKWNEIYL is encoded by the exons ATGGTTTCTGTTAACTTAGCAGGCATGACAGGAGCCATTCTTGCACCATTATTACCTCATGCTCTGGACAAATTAATCAGCTGTTTGGTGGAGTATCTTTCCAGGGACGAGGCATCATCCTCTAGTGAAGTAGATAAACATCAACAACTGCAGAATGAGCAGGAAGCCTTGGAAGATGCCAATATCAAGCTCAAGATTATGCAAGATGAAGTCAGGAAGTTGCATAAacgagataaaaaaaatatgaggcttATCCATATCAACAACAAACTCAGAGATGTGGGTTATGAGATTCAAGACTTGGAAGGTGATTTGGAGTACATGGAGCTGCAACGAAAGGTTGAGGAGATCAACCTGCAGGATGAAGCTGATGACAAGAGACAATCTAAAAAACCAAAACgcttgttttggttttcttggATAACAGGACAATCAAGCAACAAAAGACGTCGGCTTTCTTCATCTGTGTCCACag ATGATATAGTGAATAGGATGAGGACTAttgtaaaacaaattaattgcaTTGACTCAGAGATGACTACTGAAATTAAGGTGGATCAGTTGTTTCAACAAATTGTCCTGAATGGTGTTTATGATCCTTGGGGACAACATCAAGTGAAAAAAAACCATGGACGTGAGACGACATCATCAATAAAGGAAAGGAAGATATATGGTCGAGACTCGGAAATTGAAAGGTTGACAGAGTTGCTGACAAAACCAACTAAGCTCATTGGCAATATTTCTGTTGTATCAATTAGTGGGATGGGTGGTATTGGCAAAACTGCTCTGGCAGAATTTGTCTTTAACAGCCAAGAAATTAAAGATCATTTTGACAAAAGAGTATGGATATGTGTTACAGACAACTATGACAGATTCAGAATCATCAAAGAAATCATAGATTTACTTTCTATGGATGATGACATTAAATTTCCACATGATACTACCAGTTTGGATCTTCTTGAGACAAAACTTAAAAGAAGTCTAACAGGGAAAAAGTTTCTGCTGGTGCTAGATGATGTTTGGTCTGCTGAATGGCAACAACTCCTTGACTCTCTTCGATCTTCACAGGTTAAGATTGTTAAAATCTTGGTGACTTGTAGAAATCCTAAAGCATTAGGAAGTCAAGACAGAAATTATGGCATTTCTTTGGAAGGTTTATATGATGCAGAATGctggtcatttttttttaattgtgtctTCGCAGATGAGAATTCTGATAACTACCCGAAAAGACTACTTAGCATCGGATGGCAGATAATGAAAAAGCTGAATGGGTCACCATTAGCAGTGAAAACAGTGGGAAGAATTTTAGGATGCAGTTTGACTGAAAAGCATTGGAAGGATCTATTAGAGAGTGATTTGTGGAAattagaaaatgatgaaaatgatattATGTCTGTGCTTGCATTAAGTTATTATCATCTACCTCAGCATCTTCAGTTGTGCATTGCCTTTTGTTCGGTGTTTCccaaaaattttagttttgacAAGTTAAGTGCTATTGACATGTGGATAGCTCATGGTTATGTACATGAAAATGGAAGCAGTTCAAAGACAATGAGAGATATCGGAAGAGAGTATTATGCTGAACTAGTAGCAATGGGTTTCTTTAGCAATAATGTATCTTTCAAAATGCATAATTTAATTCATGATTTGGTCCATTCAATTTCTCATGGggaaatttatatttatgagggtcgaaaagatgaaaaaatctcaaaaaatgTCCGCCATTTATGTGCACGAAGTTTGTTTGATCTTGGATTGGTGTACAAAACTAATAACTTGCGCACACTTGTGTTATACAGAGCTGGTGACGTGTGTGCTTTTCTCAACCATGGAGCGTTCAAAAGAATCAGAGTGTTGGTCATCTTAGATACTAATATGGAAGAACTCCCCGAAACTATTGTGAATCTAAGATACTTGCAATATCTAGATTTGGAGAAAACCAATATCAAATCAATACCAGAATCAATATGTGTGCTTTATCAGTTGAGAGTGTTGAAATTGCCACCTCTGTATACCCACCCAAGTCTATTTCATAGCCTCATAGAATTTCGAGAGTGGAACTTATTTAAAGCTGATAATGCAATTTACTCCTCGCGGGGCTGGCCAATATTTTCTGTGAAAAGGGGAGGAAATAACATGATCTCACAATTGAGGAATATGAACGAACTAAGGGGATCAATTATGATTAATGGCTTGGAGAACATTGACACTGCAGAAGAAGGGATGAAAGCCAAATTGAAGGAAAAATGTCACATTGATGTATTAACTTTAAGTTGGAAATATACAGCGGATGGTTGCAAGCATGATGTCCAAGAAGAAGTACTTGAAGGTTTTCAACCTCATCCTAACTTAAATTGTCTATTCATTGAAGGGTACATGGGTTCCAAATCGCCAAGCTGGCTTATGATATTACAGAAGCTACAAACACTATACTTATTTGAATGTAGAAACTGGGCACGTCTACCTGCAGCACTTGGGTTGTTACCCTCCCTTGTAGCACTGGGGTTATCAGGCATTAATAACATAACAATTGAGGGTGATGATACTGTGACTCAAATGTTTACTTCACTGGAATTCCTTGAATTGAAGAAAGCAACAGTTTCTTTCGAGGGCATGttgttgtcatcatcatcatctttaacAACAGCAAGTTGCCGCAAGTTATTTCCTCGTCTTCAGAGTCTGATAGTGGAGAAATGCAACGGAGTGAATGGATTACCCTGGAAAATGCTTTCTTCATTAAAAGCTCTCAAAATAAATGCTAGTCGTGGGCTCCAAGGTCAAGTGCCAGGATGCCTCCAAAACCTAAATTCTCTTACTTCATTGAAAATAAAAGGGTTAAAGATTGAAAACACGAACATGAGGGCACAACAGCAGCAGCTGGGGGGACTCGTACCAAATTTACGAAAGCTTAACATAGAATGTTGTGAAAATGTGGGATTTCTACTTGATGTATTGCTTAGTATTCCTTCACTAAAGAAATTGACTATTTCCAAATGTGGTGGTCCAGTAAGTCTTTCTTCACTTTCACACTTGTCTTTCCTTACATACATTTCATTACAAGAGGTGGAGATAACAGTGGATGACGTCACTCTAGTGTTTCCGTCTCTTCAAACTTTGAGATTGAAAGAAGCATCAATGATTTTCCAGAACATGCCATCATCGTCGTCGTTGTCGGAAACAACACAAAATCTAAACCACTTTCCCATGCTTACCGACCTCACAATTGCGTGTCGTGAAGTGAATGGGTTACATTGGCCCTTGTTTTCAACACTAAAGAGCCTAAAGAACATAAATAGTCCTGAACTGGATGACCACTTGTTGCCAGGATGTCTCAATGCCTCCTCTGTTCTTACTTCTTTGCAACTGACTGGGGCAAAGATTAAAACCTTTCATGCAGAGTTGATGGCGACACCGAATGCACTTCGGTATTTATGTCTTGAAGATTGTAATGAGCTGATATCAGTGGAGGGTCTACATGCCCTTCCCTCCCTGATATTTTTACGGATCATTAATTGCCACCAATTCAGAACCCTATTTATGGAGCAGATCACAGAACAGGGTGTCTTTCTTCCAAAACTCTCTGACATATATATTGAGTCTTGTGAAAATCTGGAATCTCTGCCGGCTTGGGTGCCTCGTCTTCCTTTGCTCATATCATTGAGTATTACCAAGTGTCCCAAGTTCCATTCATTGCCGGAGGGCGGCCTCCCTTCCTCACTTC